GGTTATAAAGCCATTAGGAATGAGTGACTCCATTCTGGCTTGTGAGAAACAAAAGGATAAGAGCAAGGTGCATTCCACTATTGAGAAAGCACCAAGAACCTTTCTGAGgaagaaatcacatttttcatggCTTGTCAGCATACTCCCCAGCCTATAAAAGAGAAGCAATGGATTTCTATCCAGCCCACTGTAAGCTGATGCAGTTTGCCAAAACAGAGGCTTCTCGTTGCAGCTGCTGGGGAATTCAGTGCTATGATCCTGCTAGAAATGTTATGGTATCCTTTGTTCATGCATCTATAAGCATGGGATCTCAGCACTGATCTAAcgggctgctgctgcacctaATAAAACAACTGACACATGAAGCTGATGAATCCCTGATGTAATTCTATTAACATCCTTAATGAAGTTATACTATGGATGATTTTACCCCTCTGCAGCAATGCAAGAGGGAATTGCCCTGGAGAGCCTGTAACTAAAGTGTGGCCGGGATGTCtgagaaaagcatttttctgcttgttttagTGCAAAATGAAGTGCCCTGATGGGCTGGAAAACCTTCCTGTCTTCTGGGATTTTGAACTCTTCACAGCAGGTGTCCCCTGTGAGAAGGAGATGCATCAGGGCTCTGACAGCAGTAATGCTCTTGGCCCCCTCCCAAGTGCTTGCTATGGCCACACTTCCTTCTGTCTCTTTCACAGGTATGCATAGCCTATCTTATCACAGCTTCtcaaacacagcattttcatttacttttgtGGTTTCCTCTCTTTGTCCCTCCTGGACTCTGCCACTGGACAAAGGATTGCCAAAAATAAGCAGCAGAACTACAGTCTTGACTTATCCTTGTATAGGGAACAGATCAagaacagaaatgagaaattctcaatttctttttcttttccttctgattttctAGCCCATGGAGAGGTTTACCTGATACATTAACCATGCTCATAGCCTTTTCCTTGATTGCATTGCAGTTCTGTCATTAAGAGCTTGTCAGTATTGTGAATCAAGAATCATATCTTGAGActgaagggacccacaaggatcattgaaaTCCAGCTCTttgccctgcacaggacaatcccaagaatcacaccaggTACCTGAGatcattgtccaaacacttctggaATGATGCTCTCATGTGAATTTACCTCAAGTATATAAGAGCCAAAAAGGCACTCCACAAAACCCTCCCAAAGACTAGAAAAACATTCTTACAGTCTTTCACAacagcccaggctcctcctgcaGTTTGTTAAGACTATATAGGGTGACTAATGGGGCCGAGGACTGGAATTCAGACAGGAAACCACAGGAGGGTCTGACTAAGTTTTCTGCCACTTCCAAGACTGTTGCCACATATGCAGATGCAGTGATGTGACTACGAAGCTGCAGTATCTCATCTACATGGTTTGTGATTTCCATGTTAATATGCTAAATGTATTCTGTTTCATAGCTCATCCTctcctcccacagcagctgcaatCCCGAGAGATGGAGTAGCCCAGCTCTGTAGTGATCCAGGAGACAGTGGGAGAGAACAGGGAAGGTGTTGTGTGTGTGggatgcacacacacacacacacacacacaaagacagggattttatttctctttctgcctACGGTAGCTACTCTCCACGTTCTGCACAGGGATGAGAAGTCCTAGCAGCCACTTCTTGCCAAAGACTTCTTGCAGGTTCTCCCTCCAGGGCCGGGCTCTTACCACCACTCCTTTCCGCACCTGGTACCGTGTCTGCCCACGCAGGATCAGCAGCATCTGGTGACAGCAGAAGCCAGCACAGGCCAGTCCAATCCCAAGCCAGAGGTAGAGCATGAGGATGACAAACATCTCAGAGCTAAGGAGAGCTCCTGAAGaccaggagggagggagggaggacaataaaacaaaaaacttagACACACCCCACATGCAGTGTAACACAGCCCTAGGAACCAACAAACCACCTGTTTTCTCTGGCTGCAAGTGGGGAGGTAGGAACAAGACAGGCTGGTTGCTCTAActataattaattatttccttcataGTGTCTGATGCAATGGACCTGctgcagaaatattaaaatcatAATGGTCTCCTGTACACTTCTCTTTTTGTTGTTAATCTGAGGATCTAGATTACAGAGACAAATTCAGCCAGAAGTAAAGCACATCTGTAAGACTCTAGCACTATTCTGAACAatgattaatttatttaaggATTTACCTGGTCATCATAGGGAATCTAAGATTTCTAGGATTTTGAAAAGACCAGTAGATCCTTCTAGCATGCCTTACTGTTTGTATTAACACaaggcagaaatatttctgatttctctttttcttcatctctaCTGTGTgattatgtgtgtgtatatatacacatacacacacacatatatatacacacatatatatattaaaaaagaaaaataaatcaataatgACTTTCCAACCTTTGAGGCAAGGCAGTTTTCATGTGAAtgcaagaaagaaacagaaacctTTCTAAAATGCAATCCAAATTCCTTTTATTAGCTACTGCTAGAATACTCAAAATACTTTGAATATCTGAAGCTCCTAAATAAACTAGGTGCATTTTAGTATATATTTGTGGTGaatatatttgaataaaaacattttgtagGACCTTTCCTCTAGAAAGATTTTAGAACTCCTTCTGGAAAATATTAGTATAACAGCAGGTGTCAGTGAGTGACCTTTCAGAGTGTAAGCAGATATAAACCCATTAATATAACATTCCCTGTGTGCCCATATGATGTTTATGCACATATTTTGTGCATATTGGTGTTTTATTAAACACCCATCTTTATACACTGGCATATTtacacaaaagaaattaaatgtgtgTCAATACTGGTATAAATAGCTGATCTCTTTTCACTGGTTCTTATCagctttagaaatgaaaaagttCTCACATGCTTCTGTTCCTCTGGAACACCATGGGCAAGCCCTACAAGTCCAATAGTGGTAGATCAGGGATTGTACGGACAATAGAGGTGTGCTGCCTAAAAGAGGTGTATGGGTGTTTCAGGTTTTAAGTTCAACAGAAGGGTCACTGGATATGCATCTCTTGCTTCCCTTATGCAGAAGGCTGGATTAGATGGTATCACTGGTTTTGCAATCTGTGAATCCCATCTTTTCCACATGGCAGTGCTGTAAGTGAGAGATTGGGGCAGGCTCTTCTGAGGATAGTTTGTAAGGACACTGACTACAGCCTCAAGCTTTCAGAGACTGTCTTCACTCTAAAAAGGTGGAGGAATCATTCAGTTTTCTTCCTAAATGCGATGTCATCTTTCCCTTCTTATTAGATCCCATTCAGGTCCGTGGGCTCCATATGCAACACAGCAAGAGAACAAGCCCCTTAGGATAATGACAAATCCTTATACCAATTCTGTCAGAATGACTTAATCTACCAGGTAGGAAGCCCAGAGCCAAATACTGGATTCTCTGTCCCTATTTTACTGGACCAGAGTGTGacagacacttttttttcctacagttgATACTGAGATGGGATATGGAAAGAGAGAGATTTTCTTTAGACCTTTTGCAAGGCACCTATAAGCTTTATTTATCTGACTTGCTGAAATTCACATTCAGGAAGTAATTACCCTTGTTTCCCCTTGGAAATATTAAGCATCTCTGAGCCATCCTTTCCAGATGCATGATTTTTTTAACCTATTCTTCAGGCTACCTACATAAAGCATTTTCTATAATTTCTGTGGTCCAATATGATGTGTTTACAGTACTGCTCTCCATTTGCCACTCATCCCCACAGTCTATTTTagtcttggatttttttttgctctaaGTGACCCAGCTTATATTGCCATATATTGTCCATGCCAGAAAAGCATGGATTGTAGGTTGTAGTTATTGTATAAGATTGTATTGTAGGTTGTAGTTATCGACTTTGGGTCAGATTCTGAAATCCATTCTTGAGTATAGTCTGGGCAGAATGAGCCAGCTGAAAACTTTCCCAGCATGAAAGCAGAGAACACTTAGCTGACATAAGATCATCAGATTAACCCTTCATCCTCCTCTACTACTTCTGCAGTACAGTGGGAAtgatggagaaggagaaagtTTTTTCCTGTTATCACAGTCCTCTGTTTGGATCATACAACAACCCTTAAGTAATAGTTACATTAGCTGAAAAATACTGTGTGAGCAACCCTTCCAGGTAACCATTCaagactgtatttttctttcctgaaatggAGGTTCAGTGTGCTGGTAGAATCCCAGTAGGCCCTTCTTCCCAAGCAATCAAGACACCACATGCCTGTATCTTGCTGTGTGAGGCAGCAGTTCTCAGCAGAACTAGAGATttggtgggagctgctggaagctgctgccTCTCAAGGGTGTTCTGGCTCTTAGCTCTGCACCCAGCCCCATTGTGTCCCACTCAATGACAGCCCACATGCTGTCTTGGCACCACAGTTGCTGTCACCAGAGCTGGGTCATTTCAGTGTCTCTGCAAATATATGCCAGGATCCACCTCTGTGCAGATGAGCCCTCAGAGTCAGAGAGAACTAATTCCTTGATAATCTCCTCCCGTatccctgctccccctcccagACTGCTGCACTGAGCAGAGCTTAGGCACAGGGGAAAATCATTCCCAGTGTTTTTAATGCTAGTAAAGCTCATGCAATATTATTTACAAAAATTCTTCTAATTGGAAAAATGATTCCATAAAAATGTCATGGCAGGATTTCATGTTTATTGTCTTTCAGTGATTACCATGACAAATCTGCAAATTTGCCAAGTAGAgagtatttgtttgttttcagacgGCAACCCAGCCTGGAATCTGAAAGGCAAGCCAGGGCCTCTCTGGCTCCTGTATTCCCAGCAGTGGAGCCTCCACACTCAGATTTTAATCAACACTTCTGGTGACAGTGCACAACCCAAAACAGACTCCCTTCTTACTGAGCTCAGCTGAACCTGCAAAGCTAAAATACATGGGATACCTATTTTAGTCTAGTAAAAGCTGATGTAAGTGTatgaggcaggagctgcatgGGGGGAGATGGCAATTTTCAGCAGTCACTCTCAGGGCAGAGTAACAGTCTAGGCTGTCTGCATAATCCCTTCTCTGAGGTCAGGATCTGTATAACTCTTGGGTTTGGACAGAGAAAGAATTGGGGTTGGAGAGTTTGAGGGTGTGTTGAAAGGTGAAGAGGCAAGGCTTCTTGCCCTACAAGAGCAGAGGATGACTTATGGGAGCAAAATCAGGAGAGGAAAGGACAAGTGTTGTGGAGATTTACAGAaaggcagggggaaagggaaagaagtaGAAAGAAGGGTAAGGAATGGTAACAAGGAGAAGGAGGCATTTGCTTTTGATGTGGAGCTTTTGCAAAGAGCAGCACATTTCCCCTGGTTCTCTGTGGACTTATGTCCCAGACTGGGGTCACAAGACAGGCAGCTAATCATGTCACATTAACTCCTCTCTCTGTTTCTGTTGCCTGAACCTCAATTCTCCTGTGCTGAAGATGAAAAATCTTGGTAAGTTTGCACTGCCAGGAGGCAGAAGACAGATGACATTGAAGGGAGTGAGTGGACCTGGATAAGATATACTTGCTGGGATAGGGGTATACCTGCTGCAGATTTGTAGGGTACAAAAGCCTACAGGACCTCCCCACCTCTACCTATAGGACAGGCAAAAGATCCCCCATACCTGCAGTGACATCCATTTCCTCTGTCTAATTACAACACAGGTCTGCACAACAGATAGCTCTATTCTATCACCACCAAGTTGGTTATGGGGCATTTTCCAGAGCCTAATGCATTTGGAATATAGCAATGGATGTAACCTGGAGTGTAGCGCTGCTCTGTTCTACAGCTTCTATTTCAGGTGAAGCAAAGTCTTTCAAAAAGGCTGTCTGTAGCCTCCAAAGAAGGCAAATTGCCCCTCTTGCCCATTTCCATACCACACCTCCACACAGATGGCTATCCAAGGAAGAACATGTCCCCCCATCCCAGGAGCCCTGGAGGAGGAACATGCTCCTCATCTCTGAGCAAGGAGTCCTTACCTGAGAAGAACTCGCTGATGGAGTGAGGCAGAAGAGTGAGGAAGGCCAGTGGGTCCACAAAGGACATGGAAAGTGTAGCAGAAATGTAAGCCATGCCTGCCACCAGGGAGTGAAGGCAAGCCAGGGAGGTGTAGAGGCAGAACATGATGAAGTTTCGCATGTTCCTGCTCCCGATGCAGTTCCCTGTGAAGAAACAGTGGTGGTCATGCCTCTGGGTGACTCTGGCACACAATCTACAGAAGTGAGTGCTGTACAAGCCTGAGCCAGGGGACCTGTTTCCATCCAGCCAGTCTGCCACTTCAGCTCCTTCGCCCAAGTTTAAGTCCTTGCCCAAGTCCTCGGGGGAGCTCTGGATCACAAGGACGTAGTTGCCCAGGGCATTAgctgagaggaagaggaagagggcCCCATGCAGCAGAGCAGGCGAGAAAAGTGGAGTGGTGGAAGGGTCTCTGAACATGCTGGGGATGAAGACAAAGATCTGGAGGACGAAGGTCACTAGGGAGATGCACAAGAAGTAGGCTGGAGCGACAACATTGAGTAACCTGAGAACTAGCATTGCGGATTACGTTCCTGCAGGGGAAAGCAAGGAGAGAAGGAACATCACCGCTCCGGCTGCATACTTCATTCTTCCATTTCCTGCCGggtcccggccccgccgccttCGGGAAATGCCCTCCGGGGGCCGCTCTTCCTCGCCGCCGCCCCACGGCCCCTGCCGGGCCGAGGCAAAGGGACAGCCCGTGGGCAGCGACCGCTCCCCGGTTCCCGGAGGAGACACCCCGGCCCCGGCGCCAGCCtcgggggaacttgcagcagCGGTGCCCCGGCGGGGCTGCAGCGGCTGGAAGGGGAGAGGCGGCTCCCGCGGTGTGCTGGCGATGTGAGCACTGCTCTGTTCGCCTAGCAGAGTCTCTCTGCCAGGCAGGGTCAGTTTTGGTATTgcatgagaggaaaaaaggtgGTGCTGGAGGAGGGGGGAGTGAATTGGAAAggaggggtgggaggaggagaaggggtggggggagaggtTGCTCTAATCCACTGCAATACGGATCAAATCCAATGCTCTAATTTATCCCTTAAAGCCACGGATCTACAGATTACCTCTATGACCACTGCCCTGTTCTGCACgaaattagaaaataaacaaaacagctGGTCAAGTGCTGTCCGGATGCAACCTGCGGCGCTCGGCTGCCGAGCCAGGGCAGCCCCGCAGCTGCAGCCGCAGCTCTGGCCGGGCACGACGCATCCCGGCCGGACGGGCGGTCACTCCCGACCGCGGGGCTCAGCCTGCATCGTCAGGGCACAGGACAGCTCTGGGGGCCACACGCGGCGTGCGGTGGGCTGGGTGGCGGCGTGGTTGCCCCGGCACGCCGAGCACACCCACGCCTCAAGGCAGCCTCAAGGACTTTCCAGCTCCGGTGTCTGCAGAGCCCCGTCGGCCCCGGAGCCGCCTCGGCCCCGCGGCGCTGCCGGCTGCTCGCTGCCACCTTGCagtccccttgtccccaggcGCGGCGGGTGCCGCCCGGTCCCGGCGTGTCTGGCGCCGGCGGAGCCGCTGCTACAGCCGGCCGTGCCGAGATCCCCAAAGCAGCCGAGCCAGAACGCAGCCCGGAGTCTGCCCTGgtcttcttctccctccttctcttcctcccccttcctgttcttttcctgtcCCCCCCTCTCTCTGCCCCTGCCCGGTGTTTGTCTCTCTCTGTCCTATGCCCCCTGtctctgcctgtccctgtcttcttctctgtgctctTCAATCCCGGacttcttctccctccctccctccctccctctctgtaTCTCCCTTCCCCGTCCTGTTCTTGTCCGGTTGTCTCCCGTCCCGATCTTCCCCGTGTTCCagcccccgccccggcccgtCTCCACCGTAGCTGTCCCTTCAGCACCTCCCGCCCTTTGCTGCGGGTCCTTCCACCTCCCACCGAGAGCATCCCGGCCCAATAGAAGAGAAAGGTGTTCTTGGGCCTCTGAAGTCCTGACAATTCCCACGGGGAGGGCAGAAGGAGGCAGAAGGATGGGAAGAAGcactctgctgctccagcccgcAGAACACCATTCCTTCCCACAGTGTGGGTGAGGGAGGCCAGGTGAAGTTTCTGTGTGCCCCCGTGCCTCCCCAAAGCTGGCCCTGTTGGAACCAGCATTGGAGGCAAAGgcaaatggggggggggggggagggagggggtgggAGTCGCTGCAGGTTCAAAGCCTCCCTTAACACAAGCAGGAAAGGCTTTGATCTGGGCAGGAGGTGGTGCCTGGGCAGTAGCAGTAGCCTGGTGCTGGTAGAAGTTTTGCAGACATGTGTTTGCTCTCTGACAGCTACACACCCTCACCCCCCTCTGCCCACCCACGCTCTTCTTGTGCTGTCTACACAGGCTCTGTGCACAGTTTCTCCTTCTACACACCTACGTGCTGCACCTTCCCAACTCTGATGAACAACACCCTTCTCCCTCCACAGATGAGCCACCCATGGCAggaagaggggagagaaaagagcTATTGGGCTGCAGCTATGTCCCTGGAGACAGTCAAACTCTGCACTTgactgaaaaatgcattttacataATATTAGGTCCTAGGATTTCTGGCCAGCCCCTCAACACAGACTCTGCAACTCCACAAGAGACTCTCCCTTTGCCTGAAGGTtcagagcaaaatgaaaatgtgctCCATGTCTCAGTTCCTAGGGGGAGAGGACTGGAGGAAAGAGCGGCTGTGCTTGTCTCCTGCACGTGCACTAGCATGGAAGGTGATGGCAGCAGCCAAGTGTTCAAGGGTTcttaattagaaataatttttctcccaGCTAACTTTCACAGTTCAACATTTCTAAGAAAAGCAGTGGCAATAACACAAGCAAGTGCAAACCAAGCCTGTAGAACTGGATCTGCAGTGACAAACAGCTAAGAGACACCTCTGGCAGAACTGAAGGGGAAGCTGCTCAGAACGGATCTAGTTTTCACTCCCACCTCCCTCATTCTCCTGTCACGACTACCGAGAATAAAAATCCTCCAATATTCCCTCAACTCATCAGTTTAAAGTAGACAGAGCCTTGCAATAGAGATACATGACCCAGTCTAGGTTTTATCTTTAAATAATCAGACAGTGTTTTCTCCATATTTTAACGCCTTacatcaaaataataataataaaattacagagaaatctTTTCATGTCATGAAAGACTCCCAACTGAGGGGACTGCATCTCATGAAAGACATTAAGCCTGCCTGCACAGGGAACATCAAAAGCTGTAGCcaaagcggggggggggggggggggggggaagggaagggaagggaagggaagggaagggaagggaagggaagggaagggaagggaagggaagggaagggaagggaagggaagggaagggaagggaagggaagggaagggaagggaagggaagggaagggaagggaagggaagggaagggaagggaagggaagggaagggaagggaagggaagggaagggaagggaaaaactGGTTTCCATTGGAATGTAAGATTGATGAGGCAGATTATTCCCCACATTCTCATTAAAATGCTCCTGCACATTGATGCTTATGATTTGTTGCTGTCAAAATAGTGGATTCATATTTTTCaacatagcaaaaaaaaattctctttcagtGCTGTTGTGTTGATATTATGAGCTGTTTGCAGGATGGGGAAGAAGTTGACCGGAGATGTATTTTTGTAtgtatatgcatgtatatataagAGAGAGATGAGTAAATAAGGAGATCAGCACAGGAAGTAAGCACAAAATGGGAAAAGTAGTTAATTTGGAGCAAGCATTGAAAAGTAACAACATTTCCTGAATGAATTGGGTATTATTCTGCTGTAAAATCAACACCATGAGACAACTTGTGTATGTGacactcaaaaatattttttcctttttcttctctgagtcTGGTTGTGACCCAGGAGGTGGAGTATTTCCCCATTCTGCTTTTCAACCATAGGTAAAATCACTTCACTCATACATCAagattttcttgtcttttgaCTACAGCAAGGATTGTGCTATCTGCCTTTGTCTGGAAGAGCTTGCCAGCTGGGCATAGGAAACACATGTAAGAGCAATTTATTGTTCTCATTACCTACTGTGAAGATGTTCTCCAGAAATTAGCACAGCATACCACTGCAGTTCCTCTCTCACCCCAGCCTTGATAATTCTGAGTGTCACCACTCCACTCTTGCCTGCTGGCCAAATGTGTGCAAGGACTTTCCTTGATATGGACTCTTTCCCAGTATGTGCCTTTAGCAAGCAGGGTAAAATCCACTGACATAATCTATACAGTTGTCAGTCAGTTGGTGATTTCATCCTCTCATTCAATCATCTGGGCTACATTTGATAATGACTGGCAGATGACAGTTTTTGTAGCTTTGTGCCCAAATCTTCTAATTCTTTGTGCTCAGagatttcaaacaaaataaaataatgttccAGTTGATGTCATGCTCTGATACACCCTGCCCAATGACTTTGAAGGTTTCACTTTAAATTGCATCCCAAATTATGCATAATTTCTTCTGTCTCAAAATGTGCATTGCCTTAGCCCATACTATTGATTTATTGCTCAGGATACAGTCTGATGGTGATTTTTCTCTAGAATGAGTAATTTAACCTCTGCTATTTGCTGTGGCATTTTTGAAGAAATGAATGCTCTCTGTGGTGATTCAGGTGCTGCTTGATTTAAATTATTACTTAACTACAAGTTTTATGAAGTggtttctggtttggtttggtttggtttaatttttttttttctgggtagTTAGCCTTCAAAAATTGAACACCCACAATGTCTGGAGAGGTTTCTTGTTTGATTACATAAAGCTGAATGGCCAGGAAAAATAACAGGGGCTGCCTAATGTCTTCAGTttagcaataaaataaatatagcaTGGCTGAGCTGCATACCTGTATGCTGACCAGCTTCAAGTCTGCCTAGGTGGAGGCAGGAATACTGAGAGCAAAAGGATGCTCAGCCCTTTACTCATTCAGCTCTGGGTTATACTACATAGGTTGTCAGGACCTGATCTCCCATAAACACAAATCTAATGCTAAACTTCCACTCACAGTGAGAAAAGACCTTCAGAAGCAAACTCAACCATCTTTCCCAATTTTCCATACCCTTGCTCCAAGTTTACCTGTCCTTTGCAGAAAAATGTCTGATAAAATCCTGAAGATCTCAGGTGATGGAGGTTCTCCACCACCTCCAGGCAATCCATTCAGCTACTGGTTATTCATTCAGAGTATTTCATGCATAATGTGGCACTCCCTTGTAGTAGTCTAATGTCTTAGTCCTTATCCCAGTGGATTCAGAGGAAGACAAATCCTTTCCTCACTGCGCTCTTTTACATACTTTAAAGTGGCTGCCATGTCTTCCCTAGATGAAGCCATCCAAGTGCTCTAATACTACCTCTTGGATTGTGTTCAAAAACCTCTGAAAGAATGAGTAAGGGTCCTGGGGTATTTTTCCAGTTGTACAAGCACCTGAGAGGAGCATTGAGCACTGAGATCAGGTAGTATGGTTTTAGGCAGCTGGGTTTTAAATTATGTAGATTTCCCATTGTGCTGCTTCAGTTGTGCTGAAGGGTTCGATGAGGAGgatgtttattaaaaaagaaagatatgGTAACATGTTTCCAAGGAGTTGAGATATCACATTGTTCATGACTCTGGTCCATGCTAGTGAGCCCATGCAATGGAGCAAGAGgcctgtggaaaaaataaaaggctctAAGTCATAACTTATGGTGTGCCCTGCTGTGTCAGGAAAGCTGTTgcaaaaatcagcatttcactTACTTGTTGCTTGTTGATGGTGTCAGGAAACAAACTTGCAGTCAAGTAAATTTCAGTGTGTGAGAGCATAAtagcaggaagagaaaatgttGATGATAGGTGGGAAGGGATTGTTGTGGGAGGGAAGGCACTCTTGGACCCAAGCTCACGCCAGGGTTGTTACCCCTGGCTGTGGTCCActctctcctccatcctcctGGCCCTGTAAATGGCCCTGAGTTCTGTCTTCACAATGGTGTGGGAATTCTTCCTCTAAGACACTCAAGATCCTTCCCTTCCTACAGCAGCCTACACCTTCTCCCTTCATCAAACCCTGCCCGTAATACTGTCTCAGCACCAGAGGAATGGCTGAATGCTGCAGTAAAACTCCCTATGGAAAAGATCCAGtagtgaaaaggaaaagaaggacaaGAGGCGTTTTGTTCCTGCAAAGCGCTGAGCATCCTCTGCAGCTGTCTGGGTGCTCTTGAATTCCCATCAGCAGGACTCAGTACCAGACATTGTATCCTGACAACAAGGTGTCATGCTGCCACTTGGTGGGACTCTTCTCCTTGCTTTCAAGATACTTTGACatctctaaaaatatttgtttcagcTGACTGATTTGGAGCTCCTGAGCCATAATGCTCAAGCCAACTAAGCAGACCCATCACACCCAGGTGACTATCATAGAAAGCTATTGGAGCAAGGTTCCTGACATTCTGCATCATTTCCAGGCAGGACATTGCAGGAACAGAGCTCTTGAGACATCGAAAATTAAACTAATAAATGTAAATGTTGTTTATTACAAGGGAGGATTAAACCCCAAACTAACAGGCATGAATATGTGAGGATGGTCATCCAAGGCAATCTTCTGTCAGTAGAAGCAGCTACTGCTCCAGAAATTGTGCACTGCCTTTTTTCACAGGTGTGGCATCTTCCTTCTCACCCCCAGCTGGCTGCCCAACTCTCATCTGCCATCACTGTGTGCTTTGAGCATTGTGTCAAATTTATACTGGGCATATCAAGATGCAGGAGCCCTGGTCTTCCTTTCTGCTTGTGAAGTGTCAAGCACACCTAGGGAATCCTATAAATAATAAGTAACAATAACACATGCACATATTCATAACCAAGTCATTGTTTAAGTAGTGAATATTCAGCACACACCAGATGGTTCTTCTTTCACTGCCTCCAAAATGGAAATGACCAGTTGCTAAAGATAAAAtattccttccctctgctgcttCCCTAGGGCTCCTACTTGTTGTTCTCCTGTAGAACTGCTACTCCCTAGAGAAAAAAGCCTTTCAGCCTTGGAAACATTGAAATCAGATTTGAAATATGAAATGtttcagcagaagctgcagatAAATGAACACAGTGTTAAATCAGTTCCAGAAAATAGACTTGGATTAATCCTCCTGCCTGATGCAGCATTGCTCTGGGAGAAGCAATCTCTCTCCCCGCTGTCACatggctgctgcctctgctaTCAAGATGTCCCTCCACTGGGTCTGTTAGAGCATctcctaaattatttttgctcttCAAAAATGCTAGCTAGCAGCCAGTGTACTACATGAATTGCACACGACCACTACCCAGCCACACTGCAAGCAGCAATGATTTTAACTGACTGATTTTAACTGCTGTTACATGGAGGGCCAGACTCTGCCTGCTTCATTTCCACCCATCCCAGGGGCTGCAGTTTTCATTTATAATCTCTTACATAAGATGCACTaacagcactgggagcagagaccaTGCCCTCACCCACTCAATGCCAAGTCAAACCATCTTGCTTCTCACCTTTCTTTGTCCCCACGTGCAACATGTAAGTTTGCCCAGCTCCCTTGAAAGAGAtggtcccatcccatcccatcccatcccatcccatcccatcccatcccatcccatcccatcccatc
This genomic stretch from Cinclus cinclus chromosome 6, bCinCin1.1, whole genome shotgun sequence harbors:
- the ZDHHC22 gene encoding palmitoyltransferase ZDHHC22: MLVLRLLNVVAPAYFLCISLVTFVLQIFVFIPSMFRDPSTTPLFSPALLHGALFLFLSANALGNYVLVIQSSPEDLGKDLNLGEGAEVADWLDGNRSPGSGLYSTHFCRLCARVTQRHDHHCFFTGNCIGSRNMRNFIMFCLYTSLACLHSLVAGMAYISATLSMSFVDPLAFLTLLPHSISEFFSGALLSSEMFVILMLYLWLGIGLACAGFCCHQMLLILRGQTRYQVRKGVVVRARPWRENLQEVFGKKWLLGLLIPVQNVESSYRRQKEK